The window CGCACGTCGCCGATCTGGACAGCATCGACGACGCCGAAATGCGCCTCGCATGCCAGCGCAACGCGCTGGGACTGGGCCGCGCGCTGATCGTCAATGCGCCGCAGATTGAGCATATCGATGCCTTGCTGGCGCGTATCCGGCAGCAGGGGTGAAAAGGCGGGTGCTCTAATCCGATTATCCCTGCCGTTAAATTAGCCGTTCCGCCAAGGTTGCGGCCCGCTGCGCATTTTGTGGCGCCGCAAAAGAAAAAGGGGCGATATTCATCGCCCCTTTGCTGATTTGGCCTGCGCCCGCGTTATGCCGCTTCGGTGTGCTGCTGGCGCTTAGACGGCGCCGCCGGCTTTGCCGGCTTGCTGGCCGCCAGCGCATCCGGCGCGAAGTCATCGACGTTAATGGAACGCAGGCGGCTTTCCTCGGCTTTCACCAGGATCTGCGCTTCGTCTGCGCTGATCTTGCCTTCTTCCAGCGCGCGTTCGGCCAGGCGATCCAGGCGGGTGAACGGCAGGTTTTTGCCGGCCGCCTTGCACAGGCGTTCGTGGATAGGCTCGGCGGCGATCACGTCCGCCAGCGCGGCTTCCAGCAGGCCGACCGGGTTATGCTCGCTCGGCGTCAGGTACTGGCCGCGGCCCAGGCGGCTGCGGGTGGCGGAAGGCACCTGCAGGATTTTCGCCAGCTGGTGATCCAGACGGTCGGACGGCGCGGTGTGCACGCGGCCGAACGGGAATACCACCAGACGCATCGCCCCGGCGATAAAGCGGTTCGGGAAGTTGCGCAGCAGGTCATCCAGCGCCTGCTCGGCCTTGTGCAGGCTGTCCTGCACGCTCCAGTGCACCAGCGGCAGGTCTTCTTTCTGGCGGCCTTCGTCGTCAAAGCGTTTCAGCGCCGCAGACGCCAGGTACATCTGGCTGAGGATATCCCCCAGGCGGGCGGAGATGCGCTCGCGGCGTTTCAGGCTACCGCCCAGCACGCCCATGGAAACGTCCGACAGCAATGCCAGGTTGGCGCTCAGGCGGTTCAACTGCTGATAATAGCGACGGGTCGCGTCCTTGGTCGGCGCGGCGCTGGTGCGGCCGTTGGTCAGGCCCAGCCAGAAGCTGCGCACCTTGTTGCTGCCGACGTGGCCCAGATGGCCGAACAGCAGCTTGTCGAAGGCGTTCAGATCGTTGCTCTGCGCCGCCGCCATTTCATCCAGCACGTAAGGATGGCAGCGAATGGCGCCCTGGCCGAAGATCATCATGGTGCGGGTCAGGATGTTGGCGCCTTCCACCGTGATGGCGATTGGCGCACCCTGATAGGCGCGGGCCAGGAAATTGGACTCGCCCAGCATGATGCCTTTACCGCCGGCGATGTCCATCGCGTCGATAATCGACTGCTGGCCTCTGTGGGTACAGTGGTATTTAACGATGGCCGACAGTACCGCCGGTTTTTCGCCCTGCACCAACGCATAGGTGATCAGTGAAGCGGCGGCGTCCATCACATAGGTGTTGCCGGCGATGCGCGCCAACGGCTCTTCGATACCTTCCATCTTGCCGATGGAAATCTTGAACTGACGGCGAATGTGCGCGTAAGCGCCGGTCGCCAGTGCGATAGACTTCAGGCTGCCGGTGGAGTTGGACGGCAGGGTGATGCCGCGGCCTACCGACAGACATTCAACCAGCATGCGCCAGCCCTGGCCGGCCATTTTCGGGCCGCCGATGATGTAGTCGATCGGCACGAACACGTCGGTGCCGCGGGTTGGGCCGTTCTGGAACGGCACGTTCAGCGGGAAGTGACGGTTGCCGATTTCCACGCCCGGCGTGCTGGTCGGGATCAGCGCACAGGTGATGCCTGGCGAAGCGTTGTCGCTCAGCAGGTGGTTCGGGTCATACAGCTTGAAGGCCAGGCCCAGTACGGTGGCGACCGGCGCCAGCGTGATGTAGCGTTTGTTCCAGGTCAGGCGCATGCCCAGCACCTGCTGGCCTTGCCATTCGCCCATGCACACGGTGCCGACGTCCGGAATGGCGCCGGCGTCTGAACCCGCTTCCGGGCTGGTCAGGGCGAAACAAGGGATTTCGTCGCCGCGCGCCAGGCCCGGCAGGTAGTGATCTTTCTGTTCATCGGTGCCGTAGTGTTGCAGCAGTTCGCCCGGGCCGAGGGAGTTAGGCACGCCGACGGTGATCGCCAGGATGCCGGAAACGCCGGCCAGTTTTTGCAGCACGCGCGCCTGAGCATAAGGAGAGAACTCCAGGCCGCCGTACTCTTTCTTGATGATCATGGCGAAGAAGCGGTGCTCTTTCAGGTACGCCCACAGTTCCGGCGGCAGATCGGCCAGTTCGTGGGTGATCTGGAAGTCGTTGGCCATGCGGCAGGCTTCTTCCACCGGGCCGTCGATAAACGCCTGTTCTTCTTCCGTCAGCTGCGGTTTCTGGTAGTTATGCAGCTTGTTCCAGTCCGGCGCGCCGCGGAACAGATCGCCTTCCCACCAGGTGGTGCCGGCGTCGATGGCCTCTTTCTCGGTGGTGGACATCGGCGGCATCACCTTGCGGAAGGCGCGCAATGCCGGTGCAGACAGCAGAGAACGGCGCAGCGAGGTGAGATTAAGCGGCAGCAGAACGATCGCCAGCGGCAGCAACATCCAGAAGCTCCACAGGCCAATTGCGCCCATGGCGGCGGTGTAGGCCACCAGGATCAGGCTGCTGAGGGTAAGGTTCACTCGGTGGTAAAACACCACGCCAATGAGTGCCAGTAAAACAACAATACTAAGAACCATCATAAGAAGCTCCGAAGTAGTAAGAGGTCTGACCTGTTGTGTATATGTAATAGGTTTTAGTACAAGGCCA is drawn from Serratia entomophila and contains these coding sequences:
- the fadE gene encoding acyl-CoA dehydrogenase FadE, with amino-acid sequence MMVLSIVVLLALIGVVFYHRVNLTLSSLILVAYTAAMGAIGLWSFWMLLPLAIVLLPLNLTSLRRSLLSAPALRAFRKVMPPMSTTEKEAIDAGTTWWEGDLFRGAPDWNKLHNYQKPQLTEEEQAFIDGPVEEACRMANDFQITHELADLPPELWAYLKEHRFFAMIIKKEYGGLEFSPYAQARVLQKLAGVSGILAITVGVPNSLGPGELLQHYGTDEQKDHYLPGLARGDEIPCFALTSPEAGSDAGAIPDVGTVCMGEWQGQQVLGMRLTWNKRYITLAPVATVLGLAFKLYDPNHLLSDNASPGITCALIPTSTPGVEIGNRHFPLNVPFQNGPTRGTDVFVPIDYIIGGPKMAGQGWRMLVECLSVGRGITLPSNSTGSLKSIALATGAYAHIRRQFKISIGKMEGIEEPLARIAGNTYVMDAAASLITYALVQGEKPAVLSAIVKYHCTHRGQQSIIDAMDIAGGKGIMLGESNFLARAYQGAPIAITVEGANILTRTMMIFGQGAIRCHPYVLDEMAAAQSNDLNAFDKLLFGHLGHVGSNKVRSFWLGLTNGRTSAAPTKDATRRYYQQLNRLSANLALLSDVSMGVLGGSLKRRERISARLGDILSQMYLASAALKRFDDEGRQKEDLPLVHWSVQDSLHKAEQALDDLLRNFPNRFIAGAMRLVVFPFGRVHTAPSDRLDHQLAKILQVPSATRSRLGRGQYLTPSEHNPVGLLEAALADVIAAEPIHERLCKAAGKNLPFTRLDRLAERALEEGKISADEAQILVKAEESRLRSINVDDFAPDALAASKPAKPAAPSKRQQHTEAA